One stretch of Micromonospora echinospora DNA includes these proteins:
- a CDS encoding MmcQ/YjbR family DNA-binding protein, whose translation MTREEMLAYCLAKPGAWLDRPWEGDEVVKVGSRIFAFLGSPEGEARLGVKCGASREVADEWLHRFPADARPSPYIGRSGWNTLRLAGGIPDDELIEAVDGSYDAVVAKLPKRERPTG comes from the coding sequence ATGACGCGCGAGGAGATGCTCGCCTACTGCCTGGCCAAGCCGGGAGCCTGGCTGGACCGGCCGTGGGAGGGCGACGAGGTGGTGAAGGTGGGCAGCCGCATCTTCGCGTTCCTCGGCTCGCCCGAGGGTGAGGCGCGGCTCGGGGTGAAGTGCGGGGCGTCCCGGGAGGTGGCCGACGAGTGGCTGCACCGGTTCCCGGCCGACGCGCGCCCCTCCCCCTACATCGGCCGGTCCGGCTGGAACACGCTGCGGCTCGCGGGCGGCATCCCCGACGACGAGCTGATCGAGGCGGTCGACGGGTCGTACGACGCGGTGGTGGCCAAGCTGCCGAAACGCGAACGCCCCACAGGCTGA